Proteins from a single region of Verrucosispora sp. NA02020:
- a CDS encoding nucleoside/nucleotide kinase family protein has product MTEARVLPVDELVRRARALADAGPRQLLGITGAPGAGKSTLAAEVVAAIGASARLVPMDGFHLAQAELHRLGRAARKGSIDTFDANGYVSLMRRLRRKEPTSVWAPEFRRELEEPIAGAIEVPPEVRLVVTEGNYLLVPDWPWDEMRALLHEAWFLDLDGDLRRRRLVARHVGYGRSAEEARAWALGSDEVNAALVAETAVRADLVVRLADAPPG; this is encoded by the coding sequence ATGACCGAGGCCCGGGTGCTGCCCGTCGACGAGTTGGTGCGGCGGGCCCGCGCCCTGGCCGACGCGGGTCCCCGGCAACTGCTCGGCATCACCGGCGCACCCGGTGCGGGCAAGTCCACGCTGGCCGCCGAGGTGGTCGCGGCGATCGGTGCGTCCGCCCGGCTGGTGCCGATGGACGGTTTCCACCTGGCCCAGGCCGAGTTGCACCGGCTGGGCCGTGCCGCCCGCAAGGGGTCGATCGACACCTTCGACGCCAACGGGTACGTCTCGCTGATGCGCCGCCTGCGGCGCAAGGAGCCGACGTCGGTCTGGGCGCCGGAGTTCCGCCGGGAGCTGGAGGAACCGATCGCGGGCGCGATCGAGGTGCCGCCGGAGGTCCGGCTGGTGGTGACCGAGGGCAACTACCTGCTCGTGCCGGACTGGCCGTGGGACGAGATGCGGGCGTTGCTGCACGAGGCGTGGTTCCTGGATCTCGACGGCGACCTGCGACGGCGTCGGCTCGTGGCCCGGCACGTCGGGTACGGCCGGTCGGCCGAGGAGGCACGCGCCTGGGCGCTGGGCAGCGACGAGGTCAACGCCGCGCTCGTGGCCGAGACCGCCGTCCGGGCCGACCTGGTGGTCCGGCTAGCCGACGCCCCGCCGGGGTGA
- a CDS encoding SIMPL domain-containing protein: MVDGPVVTVRGEAYREVAPEEARFAVTALARDREREPTLTRLAERAAAIRVLLDSYGPTIDRRETGDLRVRPETRRSGERVVAWHGSVVTTVTVSDFTALGELMLRLADQDQVAVAGPWWSLRPDSPAYREARHAAIADALLRAREYAEALDARVTDLIELADEGGGQPMMARMSFDAGGVESTAVPELELDPQPQSVHAAVRARFAITRPVLS; encoded by the coding sequence ATGGTGGACGGACCGGTGGTGACCGTACGCGGTGAGGCGTACCGGGAAGTCGCTCCGGAGGAGGCCCGGTTCGCGGTGACTGCGCTCGCGCGCGACCGGGAGCGCGAGCCCACGCTGACCCGGCTGGCCGAGCGGGCCGCCGCGATCCGGGTGCTACTCGACTCGTACGGGCCGACGATCGACCGCCGCGAGACCGGCGACCTGCGGGTGCGGCCCGAGACACGACGGTCCGGCGAGCGGGTGGTGGCCTGGCACGGCTCGGTGGTGACCACGGTGACGGTCAGCGACTTCACCGCGCTCGGCGAACTGATGCTGCGGCTGGCCGACCAGGACCAGGTGGCGGTCGCCGGGCCATGGTGGTCGCTGCGGCCGGACAGCCCGGCCTACCGGGAGGCCCGGCATGCCGCGATCGCCGATGCCCTGCTGCGCGCCCGCGAGTACGCCGAGGCGCTCGACGCGCGGGTCACCGACCTGATCGAGCTCGCCGACGAGGGCGGCGGGCAGCCGATGATGGCCCGGATGTCGTTCGACGCCGGTGGGGTCGAGTCGACCGCCGTGCCGGAGTTGGAGCTCGATCCGCAACCACAGTCGGTTCACGCGGCGGTGCGGGCCCGGTTCGCGATCACCCGGCCGGTCCTGTCCTGA
- a CDS encoding prephenate dehydrogenase/arogenate dehydrogenase family protein, whose translation MRAAVVGTGLIGGSVLLRLHAAGLDVTGWDPDDATRRQARLAGVPTSERLTDAVAGRDVVFLGGPLPTLPETLVEVAAATEPDCLLTDVGSTKAELAAFAATRGLTHRFVPGHPMAGTDRAGLGAARPELFAGAAWVLCPAPDGLGAFRRLAALVTEVIGARVVPMAADRHDAVVALSSHVPHLLAGALAGAAQRSPLRDAVLTLAAGSFRDGTRVAGTPAPRTANMLRGNREQVLAALAEVTAYLDELTEALRAGDGDALTARYAEAGAARVALAGRPYQPTVRPFPVDGEATAEVAWLTGLGAAGGHLSGCRVLDEVVSYTAQLPQAG comes from the coding sequence ATGCGCGCGGCGGTGGTCGGCACCGGCCTGATCGGCGGGTCGGTGCTGCTCCGGCTGCACGCCGCCGGGCTGGACGTGACGGGCTGGGACCCGGACGACGCGACCCGCCGCCAGGCCCGGCTGGCCGGCGTACCCACCTCCGAGCGGCTGACCGACGCGGTGGCCGGCCGGGACGTGGTGTTCCTCGGCGGGCCGCTGCCGACCCTGCCGGAGACCCTGGTCGAGGTGGCCGCGGCGACCGAGCCGGACTGCCTGCTCACCGACGTCGGCAGCACCAAGGCCGAGCTGGCCGCATTCGCCGCGACCCGGGGCCTGACCCACCGCTTCGTGCCCGGTCATCCGATGGCCGGCACCGACCGGGCCGGTCTCGGTGCGGCCCGGCCCGAGCTGTTCGCGGGCGCCGCCTGGGTGCTCTGTCCCGCGCCGGACGGGCTGGGCGCGTTCCGCCGGCTGGCCGCCCTGGTCACCGAGGTGATCGGGGCCCGGGTGGTGCCGATGGCGGCGGACCGGCACGACGCCGTGGTCGCGCTCTCCTCGCACGTGCCGCACCTGCTCGCCGGTGCCCTGGCCGGTGCCGCCCAGCGCTCGCCGCTGCGCGACGCCGTGCTGACGCTGGCCGCCGGCAGCTTCCGCGACGGCACCCGGGTCGCCGGCACCCCGGCCCCGCGCACCGCGAACATGCTGCGCGGCAACCGTGAGCAGGTGCTGGCCGCCCTGGCCGAGGTCACCGCCTACCTCGACGAGCTGACCGAGGCGCTGCGAGCCGGTGACGGTGACGCGCTCACCGCCCGGTACGCCGAGGCGGGTGCCGCCCGGGTCGCCCTCGCCGGACGGCCGTACCAACCGACGGTCCGCCCGTTCCCGGTCGACGGTGAGGCCACCGCCGAGGTCGCCTGGCTGACCGGGCTGGGCGCGGCGGGCGGTCACCTCAGCGGGTGCCGGGTCCTCGACGAGGTGGTCTCGTACACTGCGCAGCTCCCGCAGGCCGGCTGA
- the dapC gene encoding succinyldiaminopimelate transaminase, which yields MNAPAPVSSRLPEFTWDTLDAAATLAAAHPDGLINLSMGTPVDPVPEVIRRALAEASDAPGYPLTAGTPDLRAAITAWVARSCGAGVDGLGVLPTIGSKELVAWLPTLLGLGPGDVVVVPSVAYPTYEDGVRLAGATTVRADSLTAVGPTSRVRLVWVNSPGNPTGRVLPAAHLRKVVDWARERGAVVASDECYLPLGWDAEPVSVLSPEVCGGSYDSVLAVHSLSKRSNLAGYRAGFVAGDPALVAELLKIRKHAGMIVPKPVQSAMVAALHDEEHATAQRERYRARREALRAAFTGAGFTVEHSEAGLYLWLTRGEDCWDTVDWLARRGILVAAGVFYGPTAGQYVRVALTESDERVAAVAARLAGP from the coding sequence CTGAACGCCCCCGCGCCGGTCTCGTCGCGGCTGCCCGAGTTCACCTGGGACACGCTGGACGCCGCGGCGACCCTGGCCGCGGCGCATCCGGACGGCCTGATCAACCTCTCCATGGGCACGCCGGTCGATCCGGTGCCCGAGGTGATCCGGCGTGCGCTGGCCGAGGCGTCGGACGCACCGGGGTACCCGCTCACCGCCGGTACCCCGGACCTGCGTGCGGCGATCACGGCCTGGGTGGCCCGGTCCTGCGGGGCGGGCGTCGACGGGCTCGGGGTGCTGCCGACGATCGGGTCGAAGGAGCTGGTCGCCTGGTTGCCGACCCTGCTGGGGCTGGGGCCGGGTGACGTCGTGGTGGTGCCGTCGGTGGCCTACCCCACCTACGAGGACGGGGTCCGGCTGGCCGGGGCCACCACGGTCCGCGCCGACTCGCTGACCGCGGTCGGTCCGACCTCCCGGGTACGCCTGGTCTGGGTCAACTCGCCGGGCAACCCGACCGGCCGGGTGCTGCCCGCCGCCCACCTGCGCAAGGTGGTGGACTGGGCCCGGGAGCGTGGCGCCGTGGTCGCCAGCGACGAGTGTTACCTGCCGCTGGGCTGGGACGCCGAGCCGGTCTCGGTGCTCTCGCCGGAGGTCTGCGGCGGCTCGTACGACTCGGTGCTGGCCGTGCACTCGCTCTCCAAGCGGTCCAACCTCGCCGGGTACCGGGCGGGTTTCGTGGCCGGCGACCCGGCACTGGTGGCCGAGCTGCTCAAGATCCGCAAGCACGCGGGGATGATCGTGCCCAAGCCGGTGCAGTCGGCGATGGTGGCGGCGCTGCACGACGAGGAGCACGCCACCGCGCAGCGGGAGCGTTACCGGGCGCGCCGGGAGGCCCTGCGGGCCGCGTTCACCGGGGCCGGGTTCACCGTCGAGCACTCCGAGGCGGGGCTCTACCTCTGGCTGACCCGGGGCGAGGACTGCTGGGACACGGTCGACTGGCTGGCCCGGCGCGGCATCCTGGTCGCCGCCGGTGTCTTCTACGGGCCCACCGCCGGGCAGTACGTCCGGGTGGCGCTGACCGAGTCCGACGAGCGGGTCGCCGCCGTCGCCGCCCGCCTCGCCGGCCCCTGA
- the fdxA gene encoding ferredoxin, with protein MTYIIAEPCVDVLDKACIEECPVDCIYEGNRMLYIHPDECVDCGACEPVCPVEAIFYEDDVPEQWKDYTGANYEFFEDLGSPGGASKVGKVEKDATFVAAQPPRGEGH; from the coding sequence GTGACCTACATCATCGCCGAGCCGTGCGTGGATGTGCTCGACAAGGCATGCATCGAGGAATGCCCGGTCGACTGCATTTACGAGGGCAACCGGATGCTCTACATCCACCCCGACGAGTGCGTCGACTGTGGTGCCTGTGAGCCTGTGTGCCCGGTCGAGGCGATCTTCTACGAGGACGACGTCCCCGAGCAGTGGAAGGACTACACCGGCGCAAACTACGAGTTCTTCGAGGACCTGGGCTCGCCCGGGGGTGCCTCAAAGGTCGGCAAGGTGGAGAAGGACGCCACCTTCGTCGCCGCGCAGCCGCCGCGCGGCGAGGGGCACTGA
- a CDS encoding N-acetyltransferase, whose amino-acid sequence MLREQDVGHRIVVRRIVGSRAGRPVFTDALGELVELTETHLTMTTRQGRLRVPIAEVHRAKRVPPTRRPTADAVVELELAADEAWPAPVRGRLGDWLLRSADGWTGRANSALPVGDPDRPLPAALDAVERWYAERGRPAIVNTPLPLAAPVGAELDLRGWESRPLVLVQTVPLAALTAPDGRVTRAATAAAPAVELAAAPTDDWLTVAAGRKGGLPAAARHVLTAVGQVRFAHAYDGDTLVGVGRGTVTGAGRWLGLSLIEVLPEARRRGVAVAVIGALAEWAGTAGATDVFLQVEQHNVPAVTLYRTLGFTTHHTYRSRIAPS is encoded by the coding sequence GTGCTCCGAGAGCAGGATGTGGGACACCGGATCGTGGTCCGGCGGATCGTGGGCTCACGCGCCGGTCGGCCGGTGTTCACCGACGCCCTCGGCGAGCTGGTCGAGCTGACCGAGACCCACCTCACGATGACCACCCGGCAGGGTCGGCTGCGCGTACCGATCGCCGAGGTGCACCGCGCCAAACGGGTCCCGCCGACCCGCCGGCCCACCGCCGACGCCGTGGTCGAGCTGGAACTCGCCGCCGACGAGGCGTGGCCGGCGCCCGTCCGGGGTCGGCTCGGCGACTGGCTGCTGCGCTCCGCCGACGGCTGGACCGGCCGCGCCAACTCCGCGCTGCCGGTCGGCGACCCCGACCGGCCGCTGCCGGCCGCACTCGACGCGGTCGAGCGCTGGTACGCCGAACGGGGCCGGCCGGCGATCGTCAACACGCCGTTGCCGCTGGCCGCACCGGTCGGCGCCGAACTCGACCTGCGCGGCTGGGAGAGCCGCCCGCTGGTGCTGGTGCAGACCGTGCCGCTGGCCGCCCTGACCGCACCCGACGGCCGGGTTACCCGCGCGGCCACCGCCGCCGCACCCGCCGTCGAACTGGCCGCCGCGCCGACGGACGACTGGCTCACGGTGGCCGCCGGCCGCAAGGGCGGGCTGCCGGCCGCCGCCCGGCACGTGCTCACCGCCGTCGGACAGGTCCGCTTCGCGCACGCGTACGACGGGGACACGCTGGTCGGGGTCGGCCGGGGCACCGTCACCGGCGCGGGCCGCTGGCTCGGACTGTCCCTGATCGAGGTGCTGCCCGAGGCCCGCCGCCGAGGGGTGGCCGTGGCCGTCATCGGCGCGCTCGCCGAGTGGGCCGGCACGGCCGGCGCCACCGACGTGTTCCTCCAGGTCGAACAGCACAACGTGCCCGCCGTGACGCTCTACCGGACGCTGGGCTTCACCACCCACCACACCTACCGGAGCCGGATCGCCCCGAGCTGA
- the mshB gene encoding N-acetyl-1-D-myo-inositol-2-amino-2-deoxy-alpha-D-glucopyranoside deacetylase, with product MTLVTTLPDRRLLLVHAHPDDESIGTGSTMAHYAATGAHVTLVTCTLGEEGEIHVPELAGLAAAEADQLGGFRIAELAAACAELGVTDHRFLGGAGRYRDSGMMGLATNDHPRAFWQADLDEAAGQLLEVIREVRPQVVITYDGNGFYGHPDHIQAHRVAMRAVELAAAEGIAPAKVYWTAMPQSVLEAGMTHFEESSDNPFAGIENATDLPFCTPDKDIAARIDATEQHAAKEAAMRAHATQIPATSWLYSIAGNFGAEFMGVEYFTLAVGAKGPGSGPYGWESDLFAGLETADDPDRTPVGTAGLR from the coding sequence GTGACCCTCGTGACGACGCTGCCCGACCGCCGCCTGTTGCTGGTCCACGCGCACCCCGACGACGAGTCCATCGGCACCGGTTCGACCATGGCGCACTACGCCGCCACCGGGGCCCACGTCACCCTGGTCACCTGCACACTCGGCGAGGAGGGCGAGATCCACGTGCCGGAGCTGGCCGGGCTCGCCGCCGCCGAGGCCGACCAGCTCGGCGGGTTCCGGATCGCCGAGCTGGCCGCCGCCTGCGCCGAGCTCGGCGTGACCGACCACCGCTTCCTCGGTGGCGCCGGACGCTACCGCGACTCGGGGATGATGGGCCTGGCCACCAACGACCACCCGCGCGCCTTCTGGCAGGCCGACCTGGACGAGGCCGCCGGCCAGTTGCTGGAGGTGATCCGGGAGGTACGCCCGCAGGTGGTGATCACCTACGACGGGAACGGCTTCTACGGCCACCCCGACCACATCCAGGCGCACCGGGTCGCGATGCGGGCCGTCGAGCTGGCCGCCGCCGAGGGGATCGCCCCGGCGAAGGTCTACTGGACGGCCATGCCGCAGAGCGTCCTGGAGGCCGGGATGACGCACTTCGAGGAGTCCTCGGACAACCCCTTCGCCGGCATCGAGAACGCCACCGACCTGCCCTTCTGCACGCCGGACAAGGACATCGCGGCGCGGATCGACGCGACCGAGCAGCACGCCGCGAAGGAGGCGGCGATGCGGGCGCACGCCACCCAGATCCCGGCCACCTCCTGGCTCTACTCGATCGCCGGCAACTTCGGCGCCGAGTTCATGGGCGTGGAGTACTTCACCCTCGCGGTGGGCGCGAAGGGACCGGGCAGCGGCCCGTACGGCTGGGAGTCGGACCTGTTCGCCGGGCTGGAGACCGCCGACGACCCGGATCGCACACCGGTCGGTACGGCCGGTCTCCGGTGA
- a CDS encoding prolyl oligopeptidase family serine peptidase: MDFPELAARTRRFSHGAPRAVSVADDGARVVFLRSAGPENPADALWQLDVASGEEHLVADPVALLGEDADPAALSPGERARRERLRLSAAGIGAYALDAAGRVAVFALAGRLFRADLVHGDVIEVPAAGPVLDPRPDPTGQRLAYVTDAAEGVRRGELRIVDVDGTDTILAGEDSGVLWGLAEHIAAEEFDRHRGYWWAPDGRSVLAARVDESRLPRWHLHDPSQPASPPVSVAYPVAGGPNAEVSLHLLDLDGGWVDVHWDRETYPYLTAVHWAEGAPLVTVLRRAQQHGLVLAVDPRTGETQVHAELADPRWVEPIAGTPAHLPDGRVLVGGELAHDGYDARCLFADGTLLTPPSLYVRRVVGRLATGTGPADLLVEASDGEPSEQHLFRVRTSIGGGVDARRLTSDAGWHHGAVGGDVLVVGVASLDHPGVRWTVRQGDREVAVLRSLAATPRYSPLPLLERVTDRRLPSAVLYPDNHVTGRRLPVLLDVYGGPGHQEVVATRAAWLERQWWADAGFAVVVVDNRGTPGIAPSFEKAIHRRLADVILLDQVEALTALADKHPDLDLSRVGVRGWSFGGWLAGLAVLRHPELFKCGIAGAPVTDWALYDTAYTERYLGLPDDGPDVYAHHSLVEAAAEPPTDPAQARPLLLVHGMVDDNVVAAHTLRFSAALLAAGRPHSVLPLTGATHMAAGGLAERLLRLELDFLRTHLSV; encoded by the coding sequence GTGGACTTTCCCGAGCTGGCCGCCCGCACCCGCCGGTTCAGCCACGGGGCGCCGCGCGCCGTCTCCGTGGCCGACGACGGGGCCCGGGTGGTCTTCCTGCGTTCCGCGGGGCCGGAGAACCCGGCCGACGCGCTCTGGCAGCTGGACGTGGCGAGCGGCGAGGAACACCTGGTCGCCGACCCGGTCGCGCTGCTCGGCGAGGACGCCGACCCGGCCGCGCTCAGCCCCGGCGAACGGGCCCGACGGGAGCGGCTGCGGCTCTCCGCCGCCGGCATCGGCGCGTACGCCCTGGACGCCGCCGGCCGGGTGGCGGTGTTCGCACTGGCCGGTCGGCTGTTCCGGGCCGACCTGGTGCACGGCGACGTGATCGAGGTGCCGGCCGCCGGCCCGGTCCTCGATCCCCGGCCGGACCCGACCGGCCAACGGCTCGCGTACGTCACCGACGCCGCCGAGGGGGTACGCCGGGGCGAACTGCGGATCGTCGACGTCGACGGCACCGACACGATCCTGGCCGGCGAGGACTCCGGGGTGCTGTGGGGGCTGGCCGAGCACATCGCGGCGGAGGAGTTCGACCGACACCGTGGCTACTGGTGGGCACCGGACGGCCGGTCGGTGCTGGCCGCCCGGGTCGACGAGTCCCGGCTGCCCCGCTGGCACCTGCACGACCCGTCGCAGCCGGCGAGCCCGCCGGTCAGCGTCGCGTACCCGGTGGCCGGTGGACCCAACGCGGAGGTCAGCCTGCACCTGTTGGACCTCGACGGCGGCTGGGTGGACGTGCACTGGGACCGGGAGACCTACCCGTACCTGACCGCGGTGCACTGGGCCGAGGGTGCTCCGCTGGTCACCGTGCTGCGCCGCGCGCAGCAGCACGGGCTGGTGCTCGCCGTCGACCCGCGCACCGGCGAGACCCAGGTGCACGCCGAACTGGCCGACCCGCGCTGGGTGGAGCCGATCGCCGGTACGCCCGCACACCTGCCGGACGGGCGGGTGCTGGTCGGCGGCGAACTCGCCCACGACGGGTACGACGCGCGGTGCCTCTTCGCCGACGGCACCCTGCTCACCCCGCCCTCGCTCTACGTCCGCCGGGTGGTGGGCCGGCTGGCCACCGGCACCGGGCCGGCGGACCTGCTGGTCGAGGCGAGCGACGGCGAACCGAGCGAGCAGCACCTGTTCCGGGTCCGCACCAGCATCGGCGGCGGCGTCGACGCCCGCCGCCTGACCAGCGACGCGGGATGGCACCACGGTGCGGTCGGCGGGGACGTGCTGGTCGTCGGCGTCGCCTCGCTCGACCACCCGGGTGTGCGGTGGACGGTCCGGCAGGGCGACCGCGAGGTGGCCGTGCTCCGGTCGCTGGCGGCCACGCCCCGCTACTCCCCGCTGCCGCTGCTGGAACGGGTCACCGACCGACGCCTGCCCTCGGCCGTGCTCTACCCGGACAACCACGTCACCGGCCGTCGGCTGCCGGTGCTGCTCGACGTGTACGGCGGGCCGGGGCACCAGGAGGTGGTCGCCACCCGCGCGGCCTGGCTGGAACGGCAGTGGTGGGCCGACGCCGGCTTCGCGGTGGTGGTGGTCGACAACCGGGGTACGCCCGGCATCGCGCCGTCGTTCGAGAAGGCCATCCACCGGCGGCTCGCCGACGTGATCCTGCTCGACCAGGTGGAGGCGCTGACCGCGCTCGCCGACAAGCACCCGGACCTGGACCTGTCCCGGGTCGGGGTACGCGGCTGGTCGTTCGGCGGCTGGCTGGCCGGGCTCGCGGTGCTGCGCCACCCCGAGCTGTTCAAGTGCGGGATCGCCGGCGCGCCGGTGACCGACTGGGCCCTCTACGACACCGCGTACACCGAGCGTTATCTCGGCCTGCCCGACGACGGCCCGGACGTGTACGCCCATCACTCGCTGGTGGAGGCGGCCGCCGAGCCGCCCACCGACCCGGCGCAGGCCCGGCCGCTGCTGCTGGTGCACGGCATGGTGGACGACAACGTGGTGGCCGCGCACACGCTGCGGTTCTCGGCCGCGCTGCTGGCCGCCGGCCGACCGCACTCGGTGCTGCCGCTGACCGGTGCGACGCACATGGCCGCCGGTGGGCTCGCCGAGCGCCTCCTGCGCCTGGAACTCGACTTCCTCCGCACCCACCTGTCCGTGTAA
- a CDS encoding TldD/PmbA family protein encodes MTEFDAAEVAVQAALDAGARYADVRVMHRRYESMTARNGEVEALTQDESIGLGVRALVGSSWGFHAVPEVSDATARDAGRRAARIAAASARVPGPPVDLVPSTPTTATWASPCEVDPLGVSLAAKGDLLVAATRTMAEHGADLTEGLYQVWDTSKWFVSSEGHRIDQHIRECGAGISATSVGDGETQRRSWPSYRGQYGTTGWELVDSLDLTAHAARIAEESRALLTAPLCPAGETDLILGGEQLALQIHESVGHAIELDRILGWEAAFAGTSWLDLDRLGSLRYGSDLMNITIDPTIPGALGSFGYDDEGSPAVRRDAVRDGRWVGVLAGRDSAAVAGLDYGGSVRADGWARLPMVRMTNVGLEPGPHTLEEIVAATDEGVLMDVNRSWSIDDKRLNFQFGCEIGWEIRNGRRGRMVRNPTYTGIGPQFWRSMDMLSSEIVPWGTPNCGKGQPGQTGHTGHPAAPARFRGVRVGVRA; translated from the coding sequence ATGACCGAGTTCGACGCGGCCGAGGTCGCCGTGCAGGCCGCGCTGGACGCCGGCGCCAGGTACGCGGACGTCCGCGTGATGCACCGGCGCTACGAGTCGATGACGGCCCGCAACGGCGAGGTGGAGGCACTGACCCAGGACGAGAGCATCGGGCTGGGCGTCCGCGCGCTGGTCGGGTCGAGCTGGGGCTTCCACGCCGTACCCGAGGTCTCCGACGCGACCGCCCGTGACGCCGGCCGGCGGGCGGCACGGATCGCCGCCGCGAGCGCGCGGGTGCCCGGCCCCCCGGTGGACCTGGTGCCGTCGACGCCGACCACGGCGACCTGGGCCTCGCCGTGCGAGGTGGATCCGCTCGGCGTCTCGCTGGCCGCCAAGGGTGACCTGCTGGTGGCGGCGACCCGCACGATGGCCGAGCACGGCGCCGACCTGACCGAGGGCCTCTACCAGGTCTGGGACACCTCGAAGTGGTTCGTCTCCAGCGAGGGCCACCGCATCGACCAGCACATCCGCGAGTGCGGTGCGGGCATCTCGGCCACCTCGGTCGGCGACGGCGAGACGCAGCGCCGGTCCTGGCCGAGCTATCGCGGGCAGTACGGCACCACCGGCTGGGAACTGGTCGACTCACTGGACCTGACCGCGCACGCGGCCCGCATCGCGGAGGAGTCCCGGGCGCTGCTGACCGCGCCGCTCTGCCCGGCCGGCGAGACCGACCTGATCCTCGGCGGCGAGCAGTTGGCGCTCCAGATCCACGAGTCGGTCGGGCACGCCATCGAACTCGACCGCATCCTCGGGTGGGAGGCGGCCTTCGCCGGCACGTCCTGGCTGGACCTCGACCGGCTCGGCTCGCTGCGCTATGGCTCCGACCTGATGAACATCACCATCGACCCGACCATCCCCGGCGCGCTGGGCAGCTTCGGCTACGACGACGAGGGCTCACCGGCGGTCCGGCGTGACGCGGTCCGGGACGGGCGGTGGGTGGGCGTGCTGGCCGGCCGGGACTCGGCCGCCGTCGCGGGCCTGGACTACGGCGGCAGCGTACGCGCCGACGGCTGGGCCCGGCTGCCGATGGTGCGGATGACCAACGTGGGCCTGGAACCCGGCCCGCACACCCTGGAGGAGATCGTCGCCGCCACCGACGAGGGGGTGCTGATGGACGTCAACCGGTCCTGGTCGATCGACGACAAGCGGCTCAACTTCCAGTTCGGCTGCGAGATCGGCTGGGAGATCCGCAACGGCCGGCGCGGGCGGATGGTCCGCAATCCCACGTACACCGGCATCGGGCCGCAGTTCTGGCGCTCGATGGACATGCTCTCCTCCGAGATCGTCCCCTGGGGCACCCCGAACTGCGGCAAGGGCCAGCCGGGCCAGACCGGCCACACCGGCCATCCGGCGGCACCGGCCCGCTTCCGCGGCGTCCGGGTAGGAGTGCGCGCATGA
- a CDS encoding TldD/PmbA family protein, whose protein sequence is MNELELAGRVVELVARLGGTDAQAEVTVSRGELALTRFANSAIHQNVAESAVEVRLRLHLAGRTATGVGSAVSTDGLRALVERVVAATRFTPPDRGWPGLTPPTTMPAPALWDVATADAGPDERADLVRAFVDAADGLETAGYCRTAHRSVAFANSAGHSAQGRTAEAAMDGIARAGGADGMARHCVDRLADLDGAALGRRAAAKARAALDPIELAPGRYPVVLEPAAVADLLQNLAWYGFNGKRYAERQSFAEPGTAQLDPAVTLVDDPLGASGLPFDLEGTPTGTVTLVDAGTTTAVAHDRRSAAESGTTSTGHAAPGSATFGPMPRNLRLVPSGRAEAVETVGATVPPTGAVADADTAALVSRMGRGLLVSDLWYTRVLDPKSLVVTGLTRNGVWLVEEGQVTRAVRDLRFTESYPRALAPGGVLEVGRRAVRQPDRFDGVWREAPSLRLAAWNFTGGASG, encoded by the coding sequence ATGAACGAGCTGGAGCTGGCCGGGCGGGTGGTGGAGTTGGTCGCCCGGCTGGGCGGGACGGACGCCCAGGCCGAGGTGACGGTGTCCCGGGGCGAGTTGGCGTTGACCCGGTTCGCGAACTCGGCGATCCACCAGAACGTCGCCGAGTCCGCCGTGGAGGTCCGGCTGCGGCTGCACCTGGCGGGGCGTACCGCCACCGGGGTGGGCAGCGCGGTCAGCACCGACGGGTTGCGCGCGCTGGTGGAGCGGGTGGTGGCGGCGACCCGCTTCACGCCGCCGGACCGGGGCTGGCCCGGCCTGACCCCGCCGACGACGATGCCGGCACCGGCGCTCTGGGACGTCGCCACCGCCGACGCCGGTCCGGACGAGCGGGCCGATCTGGTGCGGGCCTTCGTCGACGCGGCCGACGGGTTGGAGACGGCCGGCTACTGCCGCACCGCCCACCGGTCGGTGGCGTTCGCCAACTCGGCCGGACACTCGGCGCAGGGTCGCACGGCGGAGGCCGCGATGGACGGGATCGCCCGGGCCGGTGGCGCGGACGGGATGGCCCGGCACTGCGTCGACCGGCTGGCCGACCTCGACGGCGCCGCTCTCGGGCGACGGGCCGCCGCGAAGGCCCGGGCGGCCCTGGACCCGATCGAGTTGGCGCCGGGGCGGTACCCGGTGGTGCTGGAGCCGGCCGCGGTGGCGGACCTGTTGCAGAACCTCGCCTGGTACGGCTTCAACGGCAAGCGGTACGCCGAGCGGCAGTCGTTCGCCGAGCCCGGAACGGCGCAGCTCGACCCGGCGGTGACACTCGTCGACGATCCGCTCGGCGCCAGCGGGTTGCCGTTCGACCTGGAGGGCACGCCGACCGGCACGGTGACCCTGGTGGACGCGGGCACCACCACGGCGGTGGCACATGACCGGCGTAGCGCCGCCGAGTCGGGCACCACCTCGACCGGTCACGCCGCGCCCGGCAGCGCCACGTTCGGTCCGATGCCGCGCAACCTGCGGCTGGTCCCGTCCGGTCGGGCCGAGGCGGTGGAGACGGTCGGGGCGACGGTGCCGCCGACCGGGGCGGTGGCGGACGCCGACACCGCGGCCCTGGTCTCCCGGATGGGGCGTGGCCTGCTGGTCAGCGACCTCTGGTACACCCGGGTGCTCGATCCGAAGAGTCTCGTGGTGACCGGGCTGACCCGTAACGGGGTCTGGCTGGTCGAGGAGGGTCAGGTCACCCGCGCGGTCCGGGACCTGCGCTTCACCGAGTCGTACCCCCGGGCGCTGGCGCCGGGCGGGGTGCTGGAGGTGGGTCGCCGGGCGGTACGCCAGCCGGACCGCTTCGACGGTGTCTGGCGGGAGGCGCCGTCGCTGCGGTTGGCCGCGTGGAACTTCACCGGCGGGGCGTCCGGCTGA